One stretch of Geoalkalibacter ferrihydriticus DSM 17813 DNA includes these proteins:
- a CDS encoding aminotransferase class V-fold PLP-dependent enzyme: protein MKTESWRDLFPVTRSQTFFNHAAMAPPSLRVVEAMHAFMTECAQEASLHYGAWGRRLHGVREKAATLVGGRASDLAFTGNTSFGLSLVAQSFPWQAGDAVLVPVPDFPSNVYPWQNLERRGVEMIEVPRRKGRLTREDFERVLTSRTRMLTLSSVDYASGYAADLQDIGTWCREKGLVFVVDAIQSLGVLPLDVQRMGIHALAAGAHKWLLGPMGTGLLYVAPQLRQVLQPALAGWKSVVDPENFALHFQVHEDASVFEPGTLNQAGIFGLEAALDLLAEVGREEIRARVFAVCDQLVAGLRDRGLQVTSSLEAQERSGLVFFEAPGQAEKLFRSLLAKGVMLSLRNGRLRLSPHFYNNEEDVAGFFRALDKSR, encoded by the coding sequence ATGAAGACTGAATCCTGGCGCGACCTTTTTCCCGTCACCCGCTCGCAGACGTTTTTCAACCACGCCGCCATGGCGCCGCCGTCGCTGCGCGTCGTCGAGGCCATGCACGCCTTCATGACGGAGTGCGCACAGGAGGCGAGCCTGCATTACGGTGCCTGGGGCCGGCGCTTGCATGGTGTGCGCGAAAAAGCCGCGACCCTGGTCGGCGGCAGGGCCAGTGACCTGGCTTTTACCGGCAATACCTCCTTTGGCCTGTCGTTGGTGGCGCAATCTTTCCCCTGGCAGGCGGGCGATGCGGTCCTGGTGCCGGTGCCGGATTTCCCCAGCAATGTCTATCCCTGGCAGAACCTTGAGCGACGCGGGGTCGAAATGATCGAGGTGCCTCGTCGCAAAGGCCGCTTGACCAGGGAAGATTTCGAGAGGGTCCTGACGTCCAGGACACGCATGCTGACCCTGAGCAGCGTCGATTACGCGAGTGGCTACGCCGCCGACCTGCAGGATATTGGTACCTGGTGCCGGGAGAAGGGTCTGGTTTTCGTGGTGGATGCCATCCAGAGCCTCGGCGTGCTGCCGCTGGACGTGCAGCGCATGGGCATTCATGCCCTGGCCGCCGGAGCCCATAAATGGCTGCTCGGCCCCATGGGCACCGGCCTGCTGTATGTAGCGCCGCAATTGCGCCAGGTCTTGCAACCGGCCCTGGCAGGCTGGAAATCCGTGGTCGATCCGGAAAACTTCGCCCTGCATTTCCAGGTGCACGAAGATGCTTCGGTGTTCGAACCGGGCACTCTGAATCAGGCGGGAATTTTCGGGTTGGAAGCGGCCCTGGATCTGCTTGCTGAAGTTGGCCGGGAGGAAATCCGCGCGCGGGTTTTTGCGGTGTGCGACCAGCTGGTCGCGGGCTTGCGAGATCGTGGACTGCAGGTGACATCATCCCTGGAGGCGCAAGAGCGCTCGGGACTGGTATTCTTTGAGGCGCCAGGACAGGCCGAAAAGCTGTTTCGCTCCCTGCTGGCCAAAGGGGTCATGCTTTCGCTGCGCAACGGACGGTTGCGCCTGTCGCCGCATTTTTACAACAATGAAGAGGATGTGGCGGGATTTTTCAGAGCGCTGGACAAGTCGCGGTAA
- a CDS encoding FKBP-type peptidyl-prolyl cis-trans isomerase codes for MAPVKSGDTAKVHYTGTLDDGTVFDSSRERDPLEFQVGAGQLIEGFDQAVVGMTPGETKKVKIPAEKAYGPHRTEMVIDVDKKQFPEGLNPEVGQQLQTQDNQGQPLIVTVIDIEDDKVTLDANHPLAGKDLNFELELVEKS; via the coding sequence ATGGCACCAGTAAAAAGCGGCGACACCGCCAAGGTTCACTACACTGGAACTCTTGACGATGGGACGGTATTCGACTCCTCCCGCGAGCGCGACCCTCTGGAGTTTCAGGTTGGCGCCGGCCAGCTCATCGAAGGGTTCGACCAAGCGGTCGTCGGCATGACCCCAGGCGAAACCAAAAAAGTGAAAATTCCTGCGGAAAAAGCTTACGGCCCGCATCGCACTGAAATGGTCATTGATGTCGACAAGAAGCAGTTTCCCGAAGGCCTTAACCCCGAGGTCGGCCAGCAGTTGCAGACCCAGGACAATCAAGGTCAACCCCTCATCGTCACGGTGATCGACATTGAAGACGACAAGGTGACCCTTGACGCCAACCATCCCCTGGCCGGCAAGGACCTGAATTTTGAACTTGAGCTGGTGGAAAAAAGCTGA
- a CDS encoding YceH family protein: MELFLNDTETRILGSLIEKEMTTPEYYPLTLNALTNACNQKSNRRPVMSLEESDVVRALDALRPRGLAMQSAEGVRVPRYRHTLAEKLHLEPPQLAVLAELMLRGPQTLGELRARAERMYPLANLAAVEEILVELADHAPPLAVQLPRQPGRKENRYAHLLAGLPDATEDERSAPPEAVRTQVAAVDERIALLEEQVAELRHELDELRQGMATFRAQFE, from the coding sequence ATGGAACTTTTTCTCAATGACACGGAAACCCGCATTCTCGGCAGTCTCATCGAAAAAGAGATGACCACGCCTGAGTACTATCCCCTGACCCTTAACGCCCTGACCAACGCCTGCAATCAAAAATCCAACCGTCGGCCGGTCATGAGCCTGGAAGAGAGCGATGTCGTCCGTGCCCTGGATGCGTTGCGTCCCCGCGGTCTGGCCATGCAGTCGGCCGAAGGAGTGCGGGTGCCGCGCTACCGCCATACCCTGGCGGAGAAGCTGCATCTGGAACCGCCGCAACTGGCGGTACTGGCGGAACTGATGCTGCGCGGACCGCAAACTCTGGGCGAACTGCGCGCCCGCGCCGAGCGCATGTATCCTCTTGCCAATCTGGCCGCCGTTGAAGAGATTCTGGTCGAATTAGCCGACCACGCCCCGCCCTTGGCCGTGCAACTGCCCCGGCAGCCAGGTCGCAAGGAAAACCGCTACGCCCATCTGCTTGCCGGGCTGCCCGACGCCACCGAGGATGAGCGCAGCGCACCGCCCGAGGCGGTGCGTACCCAGGTCGCGGCGGTCGATGAGCGCATCGCCCTTCTCGAAGAGCAGGTCGCCGAATTGCGCCACGAACTGGACGAATTGCGTCAGGGCATGGCCACCTTTCGCGCCCAGTTCGAGTGA
- the carB gene encoding carbamoyl-phosphate synthase large subunit, with protein MPRRDDVKKVLIIGSGPIIIGQACEFDYSGTQACKALRKLGYNIILVNSNPATIMTDPGMADATYIEPLNVASLTEIIKKERPDALLPNLGGQTALNLSSELARRGILDEYGVRVIGVNLDAIKRGEDRETFKETMAGLGIETPRSEIATNLEQAQEIIARIGLPVVIRPAYTMGGTGGGFAYNLEEFETIVGRGLAASPVSQVLIEESILGWEELELEVVRDTRNQKITVCFIENVDAVGVHTGDSFCTAPMLTINAELQARLQDYAYRIVDAIEVIGGTNVQFAYDPSSDRVVVIEINPRTSRSSALASKATGFPIALVSAQLAAGLTLDEIPYWRDGTLDKYTPSGDYVVVKFARWAFEKFKGVHDKLGTQMRAVGEVMSIGKNYKEALHKAIRSLENGRYGLGFAKNFNQKTLNELLELLAEPSSERQFILYEALRKGADIDMLYRKTHIKPWFLQQMKELVTLEEELLAHKGSLPPDDLLARAKKDGFADRYLAQILGVPEKALREKRTALGVVEAWEAVPVSGVENAAYYYSTYNAPDSVPVSERKKIMVLGGGPNRIGQGIEFDYCCVHTALALREAGYETIMVNCNPETVSTDYDTSDKLYFEPLTVEDVLSIYEKEKPEGVMVQFGGQTPLNIARELEEAGVRIIGTSPATIDMAEDRDLFNQIMAKLAIPQPESGMAATEEQALQIAARIGYPLIVRPSFVLGGRAMEVVHDESMLREYLAKAVEISPERPILIDRFLQDAIEAEADAIADGTDAFVPAVMEHIELAGVHSGDSACVIPPVSIPQKHIDTIEEYTRKIAVEMGVVGLMNIQYAIADDRVYILEANPRASRTVPLVSKVCNIPMPRLAVAAMLGGKLKDQGLERRLFGHFGVKEAVFPFGMFPEVDPVLGPEMRSTGEVLGMAGNYGLAYFKAQEAANSPLPLEGTVLITVAEHDRAGALEAARRFAELGFSLRATAGTHAYLVANGLTVEPVLKMHEGRPNIADAVKNGEIQLLVNTPIGKLSIHDDSYIRKAAIRYKVPYLTTTAAAIAAAKGIAARRQGVDALRSLQEYHALIR; from the coding sequence ATGCCAAGACGCGACGACGTGAAAAAGGTACTAATCATCGGCTCCGGCCCGATCATCATCGGTCAGGCCTGCGAATTCGACTACTCCGGAACTCAGGCCTGCAAGGCACTGCGCAAGCTCGGATACAACATCATACTGGTCAACTCCAATCCAGCCACTATTATGACCGACCCCGGCATGGCCGACGCCACCTACATTGAACCCCTCAACGTCGCCAGCCTCACCGAAATTATCAAGAAGGAGCGTCCCGACGCTCTGTTGCCCAATCTCGGCGGCCAGACGGCGCTGAACCTCTCCAGCGAACTGGCGCGGCGCGGCATTCTCGATGAATACGGGGTACGGGTGATCGGCGTGAATCTTGACGCCATCAAGCGCGGCGAGGACCGTGAAACCTTCAAGGAGACCATGGCGGGCCTGGGCATCGAGACTCCGCGTAGCGAAATCGCCACCAACCTGGAGCAGGCCCAGGAAATCATCGCCCGCATCGGCCTGCCGGTCGTCATCCGTCCCGCCTACACCATGGGCGGTACCGGCGGCGGCTTTGCTTATAATCTGGAAGAGTTTGAAACCATCGTCGGTCGCGGCCTGGCGGCCAGCCCGGTGAGCCAGGTGCTTATCGAGGAGTCGATCCTCGGCTGGGAAGAGCTGGAGCTGGAGGTAGTGCGCGATACCAGGAACCAGAAGATCACCGTCTGTTTCATCGAAAACGTCGATGCCGTCGGCGTGCATACCGGCGACTCTTTCTGTACCGCGCCCATGCTCACCATCAATGCCGAATTGCAGGCACGGCTGCAGGATTACGCCTATCGCATTGTTGATGCCATCGAAGTCATCGGCGGCACCAACGTGCAGTTTGCCTACGATCCGTCCAGCGACCGGGTGGTGGTCATCGAGATCAATCCGCGCACGTCGCGCTCCTCGGCTCTTGCCTCAAAAGCTACCGGCTTTCCCATCGCCCTTGTCTCGGCGCAGCTGGCCGCCGGCCTGACCCTGGATGAAATCCCCTACTGGCGCGACGGCACGCTTGATAAATACACCCCGTCGGGCGATTACGTGGTGGTCAAATTCGCCCGCTGGGCCTTTGAAAAATTCAAGGGAGTGCATGACAAGCTCGGCACGCAGATGCGCGCGGTGGGCGAGGTCATGAGCATCGGCAAGAATTATAAGGAGGCCCTGCACAAGGCGATCCGCTCTTTGGAGAATGGGCGCTACGGACTGGGCTTTGCTAAAAACTTCAACCAGAAAACTCTCAACGAATTGCTCGAACTCCTTGCCGAGCCTTCCAGCGAGCGTCAGTTCATTCTTTACGAGGCGTTGCGCAAGGGCGCCGATATCGACATGCTGTATCGCAAGACCCATATCAAGCCTTGGTTTTTGCAGCAGATGAAAGAGCTGGTCACGCTTGAGGAAGAGCTCCTTGCTCATAAGGGCAGCCTGCCTCCCGACGATCTGCTGGCAAGGGCCAAGAAGGACGGGTTTGCCGATCGCTATCTGGCGCAGATTCTCGGTGTGCCGGAAAAGGCCTTGCGCGAGAAGCGCACAGCCCTGGGCGTGGTTGAGGCCTGGGAAGCGGTCCCTGTGAGCGGAGTGGAAAACGCCGCCTACTATTATTCGACGTACAACGCACCCGATTCGGTGCCCGTGTCCGAGCGCAAGAAGATTATGGTGCTTGGTGGTGGCCCCAATCGCATCGGCCAGGGGATCGAATTCGACTACTGTTGCGTGCACACCGCTTTGGCGCTGCGCGAGGCGGGCTATGAGACGATAATGGTCAATTGCAACCCCGAGACTGTCTCCACGGACTACGACACCTCGGACAAACTCTATTTCGAGCCGCTGACCGTCGAGGACGTACTTTCCATCTACGAAAAGGAAAAACCCGAAGGGGTGATGGTACAGTTCGGTGGCCAGACCCCTCTCAACATCGCCCGTGAACTCGAAGAGGCCGGTGTGCGCATCATCGGCACCAGCCCCGCGACCATCGACATGGCCGAGGATCGTGACCTGTTCAACCAGATCATGGCCAAGCTGGCCATTCCCCAGCCCGAATCGGGCATGGCCGCGACCGAGGAGCAGGCCCTGCAGATCGCCGCGCGCATCGGTTATCCGCTCATCGTGCGACCCTCCTTTGTCCTTGGCGGGCGGGCCATGGAGGTGGTGCACGACGAGTCGATGCTGCGTGAATATCTGGCCAAGGCGGTGGAAATCTCTCCTGAGCGGCCGATTCTCATCGACCGCTTTCTGCAGGACGCCATCGAGGCCGAAGCCGATGCCATCGCCGACGGAACGGATGCCTTCGTGCCGGCGGTGATGGAGCATATCGAGCTGGCCGGGGTCCATTCCGGCGATTCGGCCTGCGTCATCCCGCCTGTGTCCATTCCGCAGAAACATATCGACACCATCGAGGAATACACCCGCAAGATCGCCGTGGAAATGGGCGTGGTGGGCCTGATGAACATCCAGTACGCCATCGCCGATGACCGTGTCTATATCCTTGAGGCCAATCCTCGCGCCAGCCGCACCGTGCCCCTGGTTTCCAAGGTGTGCAACATCCCCATGCCGCGTCTTGCCGTTGCGGCCATGCTCGGCGGCAAGCTCAAGGACCAGGGGCTGGAGCGGCGCCTTTTCGGCCACTTCGGTGTCAAGGAAGCGGTGTTTCCCTTCGGCATGTTTCCCGAGGTTGATCCGGTACTGGGACCGGAAATGCGCTCCACCGGCGAGGTCTTGGGCATGGCGGGCAACTATGGCCTGGCTTATTTCAAGGCCCAGGAGGCGGCCAATTCACCTCTGCCGCTGGAGGGGACCGTGCTGATCACCGTCGCCGAGCATGACCGCGCCGGAGCCCTGGAGGCGGCGCGCCGCTTTGCCGAATTGGGCTTTTCCCTGCGTGCGACCGCGGGAACCCACGCCTATCTCGTCGCAAACGGTTTGACTGTCGAGCCGGTTCTTAAAATGCACGAAGGGCGGCCCAACATCGCCGATGCCGTCAAAAACGGCGAAATTCAACTGCTGGTCAACACACCCATCGGCAAGCTCAGCATTCATGACGATTCCTACATCCGCAAGGCGGCGATTCGCTACAAGGTGCCTTACCTCACCACCACGGCCGCGGCCATCGCTGCAGCCAAGGGCATCGCCGCGCGCCGCCAGGGGGTTGACGCGTTGCGCAGCCTGCAGGAATACCACGCCCTGATTCGCTGA
- a CDS encoding DEAD/DEAH box helicase: protein MSFTAFTFHPQVAAGIDAAGFTTPTPIQTQAIPQVLQGRDLMGLAQTGTGKTAAFALPILNRLMQGERGRVRALVIAPTRELAEQINESFITMGQQTRLRSITVYGGVGINPQINKLKQGTEIVVACPGRLLDHIDQGTIDLSHLDVLVLDEADQMFDMGFFPSIRRILKKLPAQRQTLLFSATMPNEIRHLAQEILKDPVTVQVGVTAAATTVSHALYPVAQHLKTPLLLELLHKTDTGSVLVFTRTKHRAKRLGEQLGKAGYRAASLQGNLSQNKRQAALDGFRDGSFQILVATDIAARGIDVSQVSHVVNYDIPGTPEAYIHRIGRTGRAARSGDAFTLVTEEDTAMVRAIERTLGKAVERRSVADFDYQVAAPQRDREFARPPRQPAPRRKVESGREGRPAGAAKPSGGTQKHQQSDVAGRSTAAPPVAGNRRPRSRGGRSQAQKSRV, encoded by the coding sequence ATGAGTTTCACTGCATTTACGTTTCACCCCCAGGTGGCCGCAGGGATTGACGCCGCCGGTTTCACGACGCCTACACCGATTCAAACCCAAGCCATTCCGCAGGTTTTGCAGGGTCGCGATCTCATGGGCCTGGCCCAGACCGGGACCGGCAAAACCGCCGCTTTCGCCTTGCCGATTCTCAACCGCCTGATGCAGGGGGAGCGAGGTCGCGTCCGTGCCCTGGTTATCGCACCCACGCGCGAGCTGGCTGAGCAGATCAACGAGAGTTTCATCACCATGGGGCAGCAGACCCGCTTGCGCAGCATCACGGTGTACGGCGGCGTCGGCATCAATCCCCAGATCAATAAGTTAAAGCAGGGTACCGAGATTGTTGTTGCCTGTCCTGGCCGCTTGCTCGATCATATCGACCAGGGGACCATCGATCTGTCGCACCTTGACGTTCTGGTGCTTGACGAAGCTGACCAGATGTTCGATATGGGTTTTTTCCCGAGCATTCGCCGGATTCTGAAAAAGCTGCCGGCCCAACGTCAGACCCTGCTGTTTTCGGCCACCATGCCCAACGAAATTCGTCACTTGGCCCAGGAGATACTCAAGGATCCGGTGACTGTGCAGGTCGGCGTCACGGCTGCGGCCACCACCGTCAGCCATGCGCTCTACCCGGTGGCCCAGCATCTGAAAACTCCGCTGTTGTTGGAACTTCTGCACAAAACCGACACGGGATCGGTTCTGGTTTTCACACGCACCAAGCATCGCGCCAAACGCCTCGGCGAGCAGTTGGGCAAAGCCGGTTATCGCGCCGCCTCATTGCAGGGCAATCTGTCGCAGAATAAGCGGCAGGCGGCTCTGGACGGTTTCCGCGACGGCAGCTTTCAAATTCTGGTGGCGACCGATATCGCCGCACGCGGTATCGATGTCAGCCAGGTCTCGCATGTCGTCAATTACGATATTCCCGGCACGCCCGAAGCCTATATTCATCGTATCGGCCGGACGGGACGCGCCGCCCGCAGCGGTGATGCTTTTACCCTGGTGACCGAGGAGGACACGGCCATGGTTCGAGCCATCGAGCGAACCCTGGGCAAAGCGGTCGAACGCCGTTCCGTCGCCGACTTTGACTACCAGGTGGCCGCCCCGCAGCGCGACAGGGAGTTCGCCCGTCCGCCGCGCCAACCGGCGCCGCGCCGCAAAGTCGAATCCGGGCGCGAAGGCCGCCCGGCCGGCGCCGCCAAGCCCTCCGGCGGCACGCAAAAGCATCAGCAGTCCGATGTCGCCGGGCGCTCCACCGCGGCACCTCCGGTGGCGGGCAATCGTCGCCCACGCAGTCGCGGCGGCCGCTCGCAGGCACAGAAGAGCAGGGTCTGA
- a CDS encoding ABC-F family ATP-binding cassette domain-containing protein: MIHLTNISKQHGSQVLFQNASCQILPGSRGGLVGPNGAGKTTIFRLITGEEQADAGEISCSKKTVIGYFSQDVGEMAGRSALAEVMAASAKTMALGAEIQAMEAAMCEPMSDEALAELLARYGDAQEEFEHRGGYDLESRAQAVLTGLGIGPDAHQRPVESFSGGWKMRIALARILTLNPDVLLLDEPTNHLDVESIIWLENWLSTEFKGALLMTSHDRDFMNRIVTRIIEVANRSVTTYSGNYDFYLREREIRREQLLASYQRQQEMLAKEEEFIARFAARASHAAQVQSRVKKLEKIERIELPPEQRSIRFSFSEPPRSGDDVVRIENLGKVWPLPEGGEHPVFSGVSGLIRRGEKIAVVGVNGAGKSTFLKVLAGNTAPSAGSAVIGANVHVGYFSQHSMEVLDPKKSVFETVQDAMPQAGVGVIRNLCAAFLFCGDDVDKRIDKLSGGEKSRVVLATLLAQPLNFLILDEPTNHLDIQSREILLEALRNFAGTVVLVSHDRHFLRSLVNRVFEVDHGEMRTYEGDYAYYLQKSGREMCAA, translated from the coding sequence ATGATTCATCTCACAAACATCAGCAAGCAGCACGGCAGCCAGGTGCTGTTTCAAAACGCCAGTTGCCAGATTCTGCCCGGTAGCCGCGGCGGTCTGGTTGGCCCCAACGGGGCGGGCAAGACCACCATCTTTCGTCTCATCACCGGTGAGGAGCAGGCGGACGCGGGCGAAATCTCCTGCTCAAAAAAGACCGTGATCGGCTATTTTTCTCAGGATGTGGGCGAGATGGCCGGCCGCTCGGCACTGGCCGAAGTCATGGCGGCCTCGGCAAAAACCATGGCTCTGGGGGCCGAGATTCAGGCCATGGAGGCCGCCATGTGCGAGCCCATGTCCGATGAGGCATTGGCTGAACTTCTGGCGCGCTACGGCGATGCCCAGGAGGAGTTCGAGCATCGCGGCGGTTACGATCTGGAAAGTCGCGCCCAGGCGGTTCTCACCGGTCTGGGCATCGGTCCCGACGCTCATCAGCGCCCGGTGGAGAGCTTCAGCGGCGGCTGGAAAATGCGCATCGCCCTGGCACGCATTCTGACCCTTAATCCCGATGTTCTGCTGCTTGACGAGCCGACCAACCATCTGGATGTCGAATCCATCATCTGGCTGGAAAACTGGCTCTCCACCGAGTTCAAGGGCGCGCTGCTCATGACCAGCCATGATCGTGATTTCATGAACCGCATCGTCACCCGCATCATCGAAGTCGCCAATCGCAGCGTCACGACCTACAGCGGCAATTATGACTTCTATCTGCGCGAGCGCGAAATCCGCCGCGAGCAGCTGCTGGCCAGCTACCAGCGTCAGCAGGAGATGCTCGCCAAGGAAGAGGAGTTCATCGCGCGTTTTGCCGCGCGCGCCTCCCATGCCGCCCAGGTGCAGTCGCGGGTCAAAAAACTCGAGAAAATCGAACGTATCGAGCTGCCACCCGAGCAGCGCAGCATCCGTTTTTCCTTTTCTGAGCCGCCGCGCAGCGGCGATGATGTGGTCAGGATTGAGAATCTCGGCAAAGTCTGGCCACTGCCCGAAGGGGGTGAGCACCCGGTGTTCAGCGGCGTGTCCGGATTGATCCGGCGCGGTGAAAAAATTGCCGTGGTCGGCGTCAACGGTGCCGGCAAGTCGACCTTTCTCAAGGTGCTGGCCGGCAACACCGCGCCTAGTGCCGGCAGTGCGGTGATCGGCGCCAATGTGCATGTCGGCTACTTCAGCCAGCACTCCATGGAGGTCCTCGATCCGAAGAAGAGTGTGTTCGAAACGGTGCAGGACGCCATGCCCCAGGCCGGCGTCGGCGTGATTCGCAATCTCTGCGCCGCTTTTCTGTTTTGTGGCGATGATGTCGACAAACGCATCGACAAGCTCTCCGGCGGTGAGAAAAGCCGGGTAGTGCTGGCCACCCTGCTGGCTCAGCCCCTCAATTTTCTCATCCTCGACGAACCCACCAACCATCTCGATATTCAGTCGCGCGAGATTCTTCTCGAAGCGCTGCGGAATTTCGCCGGCACGGTGGTTCTGGTCAGTCATGACCGCCACTTTTTGCGCTCCCTGGTCAATCGCGTCTTTGAGGTCGACCACGGCGAAATGCGCACCTACGAAGGTGATTACGCATACTACCTGCAGAAATCCGGCCGCGAGATGTGCGCGGCCTGA
- the asd gene encoding aspartate-semialdehyde dehydrogenase — protein MKVGLVGWRGMVGSVLLDRMREEDDFEGVEPVFFSTSQAGGPAPLGSGTLQDAASIDQLKKLDVIITCQGGDYTKEVHPALRQAGWQGYWIDAASSLRMEKDAVIILDPVNRRVIDEALARGVKDFIGGNCTVSLMLMALGGLFRAGVVEWISSMTYQAASGAGAPNMRELLSQMGVLHGGVKDLLANPQSAILEIDQKVAAALNSETLPKKEFGFPLAGNLLPWIDREVEDGQSREEWKGFAETNKILGTASPIPVDGICVRIGAMRSHSQALTIKLNKDLPIGEIEKLIANDNEWVELVPNTKADSLARLTPAYTSGTLRVPIGRVRKMKMGPQYVSAFTCGDQLLWGAAEPLRRMLRIIKTQG, from the coding sequence ATGAAAGTCGGATTGGTCGGATGGCGCGGTATGGTCGGCTCGGTTCTGCTCGACCGCATGCGCGAAGAGGATGATTTCGAGGGCGTCGAACCGGTCTTTTTCTCCACCTCTCAGGCCGGCGGCCCCGCCCCCCTGGGCTCAGGAACCCTGCAAGACGCAGCCAGCATCGATCAGTTGAAAAAACTCGACGTCATCATCACCTGCCAGGGCGGTGACTACACCAAAGAGGTCCACCCGGCCCTGCGCCAGGCGGGCTGGCAGGGCTACTGGATCGATGCGGCCTCCTCCCTGCGCATGGAAAAAGATGCCGTCATCATTCTCGATCCCGTCAACCGCCGGGTTATCGACGAAGCTCTTGCACGCGGCGTCAAAGATTTCATCGGCGGAAACTGCACGGTAAGCCTCATGCTCATGGCTCTTGGCGGGTTGTTCCGCGCCGGAGTTGTCGAGTGGATCAGCTCCATGACTTACCAGGCCGCTTCGGGAGCCGGCGCGCCCAACATGCGCGAGCTGCTCAGCCAAATGGGCGTACTGCACGGCGGGGTCAAGGATCTGCTCGCCAATCCCCAGTCGGCCATTCTTGAAATCGACCAGAAGGTCGCCGCCGCTCTCAACAGCGAGACACTGCCTAAAAAGGAATTCGGCTTTCCTCTGGCCGGTAACCTGCTGCCCTGGATCGACCGTGAAGTGGAAGACGGCCAGAGCCGCGAGGAGTGGAAAGGTTTCGCCGAAACCAACAAGATTCTCGGCACCGCCTCACCGATTCCCGTTGACGGCATCTGCGTGCGCATCGGCGCCATGCGCTCGCACAGCCAGGCTCTGACCATCAAGCTCAACAAAGACCTGCCCATCGGCGAAATTGAAAAACTCATCGCCAACGACAACGAGTGGGTGGAACTGGTACCCAACACCAAGGCCGATTCACTGGCCCGGCTCACCCCGGCCTACACCTCGGGCACCCTGCGCGTACCCATCGGCCGCGTACGCAAGATGAAGATGGGCCCCCAGTACGTCTCGGCCTTTACCTGCGGCGACCAGCTGTTGTGGGGCGCGGCCGAACCCCTGCGGCGCATGCTGCGCATCATCAAAACGCAGGGTTGA
- a CDS encoding LysR family transcriptional regulator codes for MDLNQLKSFLTIARERNLTRAADKLHLSQSALSTQLKQLEGELGVSLFRRTARGMELSEYGSELLGLAEEVLDAARRLRRRAMELHQGVGESLNIGLNAAPAFLRVGAINRRLSLLHSDLNVIYHTSETLRTGELLRQGRLDLAFFYGNTTDADIRHVLLSWVRICVVIPRSLAPDGAGLLWENLAALPWIWVANDSPLYAALLDKLERLRLQPNQTVTAADEFIVRELVRDGQGVAVMREDEARPLAAQGEAVIWDQGWMTLPLSLAWLEKNDAKKKIRAARDAIRHIWQSEAENGETTPIHL; via the coding sequence ATGGACCTCAATCAGCTCAAATCCTTTCTGACCATCGCCCGTGAACGCAACCTGACCCGCGCCGCCGACAAACTCCATCTCAGCCAGTCGGCCCTCTCCACCCAGCTCAAACAGCTCGAAGGTGAACTGGGCGTGAGCCTGTTCCGCCGCACCGCGCGCGGCATGGAGCTCAGCGAGTACGGCAGTGAACTGCTCGGCCTGGCCGAAGAGGTCCTCGACGCCGCACGCCGTCTGCGCCGGCGCGCCATGGAACTGCACCAGGGGGTGGGCGAATCTCTGAACATCGGGCTCAATGCGGCACCCGCCTTCCTGCGTGTCGGTGCCATCAACCGCCGCCTGTCTTTGCTGCACAGCGATCTCAACGTCATCTATCACACCAGCGAAACCCTGCGTACCGGCGAACTGCTGCGCCAAGGGCGGCTCGACCTTGCCTTTTTCTACGGCAACACCACCGATGCAGACATCCGCCATGTGCTGCTGTCGTGGGTGCGCATCTGCGTGGTTATTCCGCGCAGTCTGGCGCCGGATGGCGCCGGCCTACTCTGGGAAAACCTCGCCGCCCTGCCCTGGATCTGGGTGGCCAACGACAGCCCCTTGTATGCGGCTCTGCTCGATAAACTGGAAAGACTGCGCCTGCAACCCAATCAGACAGTCACGGCCGCCGATGAATTTATCGTGCGTGAACTGGTACGCGACGGTCAGGGCGTGGCAGTGATGCGCGAGGACGAAGCGCGGCCCCTGGCGGCGCAGGGTGAGGCGGTGATCTGGGATCAGGGATGGATGACCCTGCCCCTCAGCCTGGCCTGGCTGGAGAAAAACGACGCAAAGAAAAAAATCCGCGCCGCACGCGATGCCATCCGTCACATCTGGCAGAGCGAGGCGGAAAATGGTGAAACAACACCAATTCATTTGTAA
- a CDS encoding symporter small accessory protein — protein MFGLEGVAVPLGFALCILSTLACVVYGVLNWNRGYCPDEARRRRRPTRKF, from the coding sequence ATGTTTGGACTTGAAGGTGTAGCCGTCCCCCTGGGCTTTGCTCTGTGTATTCTGAGTACCCTTGCCTGCGTGGTTTACGGCGTCCTCAACTGGAATCGTGGTTACTGCCCGGACGAGGCGCGCCGTCGCCGCCGCCCGACCCGGAAGTTCTAA